The following proteins are encoded in a genomic region of Tenacibaculum sp. 190524A05c:
- a CDS encoding AI-2E family transporter yields the protein MNKASNFIIVTIAVIAVLVIGKGILIPFIFALIFWFFTREIRKSIYKIPFAKRFIPKWLSNVIVFTLIILAFGFVSEIITNSVTDVTNSYDKYEPNVEKIITDLGNYLNVDIMTSIKSVVGDFNYGSVLGDIANGVSGLLGDTFMIIIYALFLFLEEKSFTKKLYMILTNGNNYDSVKSMIDKIEDSISNYIRLKTYVSLLTGILSYFVLLFVGIDSAPFWAFLIFLLNYIPTVGSLVGTLFPAIFSLLQFGEFTPFLIIAIAVGAIQVVVGNIIEPRLFGKSLNLSPLVTILSLAVWGKIWGITGMVLSVPITVIMIIVFSQFEKTRAIAIMLSENGEIDKISRSNQQTKL from the coding sequence ATGAATAAAGCGTCAAATTTTATAATTGTAACAATCGCAGTTATTGCTGTGCTTGTTATTGGAAAAGGAATTTTAATTCCGTTTATTTTTGCATTAATTTTTTGGTTTTTTACTCGTGAAATTCGAAAAAGTATTTATAAAATTCCATTTGCCAAACGATTTATTCCTAAATGGTTAAGTAACGTTATTGTATTTACTTTAATCATCCTGGCTTTTGGTTTCGTTTCTGAAATTATTACCAATAGTGTAACTGACGTTACTAATTCTTATGATAAATACGAGCCTAACGTAGAAAAGATTATTACCGATTTAGGTAATTATTTGAATGTAGATATTATGACTTCCATAAAATCCGTTGTTGGAGACTTTAATTACGGATCTGTTTTAGGCGATATTGCTAATGGTGTAAGTGGTTTATTAGGAGATACATTTATGATTATCATCTACGCTCTTTTCTTGTTTTTAGAAGAGAAAAGCTTCACCAAAAAGCTATACATGATTCTAACGAATGGGAATAATTATGATAGTGTAAAATCAATGATTGATAAGATTGAAGATTCTATTTCAAACTACATTCGTTTAAAAACATACGTTAGTTTATTGACGGGAATATTGAGTTACTTCGTACTTCTCTTTGTTGGAATTGACAGTGCGCCATTTTGGGCATTTCTTATCTTTTTATTGAATTACATTCCAACTGTAGGATCTTTAGTAGGAACATTATTTCCAGCAATTTTTAGCTTATTACAATTCGGTGAGTTTACTCCGTTTTTAATTATTGCTATTGCCGTTGGTGCAATTCAGGTTGTAGTTGGTAATATTATCGAACCACGATTATTCGGTAAATCACTAAACTTAAGTCCACTAGTTACCATTCTTTCCTTAGCTGTTTGGGGAAAAATATGGGGAATTACAGGAATGGTCCTTTCTGTACCAATTACGGTAATAATGATTATCGTGTTCTCTCAATTCGAAAAAACACGAGCTATTGCAATAATGTTATCTGAAAATGGTGAAATCGATAAAATAAGCCGTTCTAACCAACAAACAAAGCTTTAA
- a CDS encoding SPOR domain-containing protein produces MTLKSYIQDLLYRYDCVIVPGFGGFIANKIGATIEGEVIYPPAKRVSFNAQLNHNDGLFVNHVASIEKISFNEANDKVAKVVAEWKNQLESNALVIDGLGTLTTNDENQLNFEPSGKVNFDLNSFGLAEVSDLTKIPQEEVVVDPKVKVLTPSNEEDKKVAGAGNFLKYAAGAAILIAGVLGANQYNQNNKLQEFAKEQDAIEQKIQKATFVIDDQLPTVSLNVAKENNLVHIIAGAFQLEKNAEKKIKQLKAKGYEDAKILGRNQWGLTQVSVGSYASKEAADEAIETVRNEVSADAWILVNEE; encoded by the coding sequence ATGACATTGAAAAGCTATATACAAGATTTATTATATCGTTATGATTGTGTGATAGTTCCGGGATTTGGTGGTTTTATTGCCAATAAGATTGGAGCAACTATTGAAGGAGAGGTAATTTATCCTCCTGCAAAAAGAGTATCATTTAACGCACAGCTAAATCATAATGATGGATTATTCGTAAATCATGTAGCTTCAATTGAAAAGATTTCATTTAATGAAGCCAATGATAAAGTGGCTAAAGTTGTTGCTGAGTGGAAAAACCAATTAGAGTCTAATGCTCTTGTAATTGATGGTTTAGGTACATTAACAACAAATGATGAAAATCAATTAAATTTTGAGCCAAGTGGAAAAGTGAATTTTGACTTGAATTCATTTGGTTTGGCTGAGGTTTCTGATCTTACAAAGATTCCACAGGAAGAGGTTGTAGTAGACCCAAAAGTGAAAGTGTTAACTCCTTCGAACGAAGAAGATAAAAAAGTTGCAGGAGCAGGAAATTTCTTAAAGTATGCTGCTGGTGCTGCGATTTTAATTGCTGGAGTTTTGGGTGCAAATCAGTACAATCAAAACAACAAACTTCAAGAGTTTGCTAAAGAGCAAGATGCTATTGAGCAAAAAATTCAAAAGGCAACATTTGTAATTGACGATCAACTTCCAACGGTTAGTCTTAATGTTGCAAAAGAAAATAACTTAGTCCACATTATTGCTGGAGCTTTTCAGTTAGAGAAAAATGCTGAGAAGAAAATTAAGCAATTAAAGGCGAAAGGTTATGAAGATGCTAAAATCTTAGGTAGAAACCAATGGGGACTTACTCAAGTATCTGTGGGAAGTTACGCAAGTAAAGAAGCTGCAGATGAAGCAATTGAAACAGTAAGAAATGAGGTTTCTGCTGATGCTTGGATTCTAGTAAACGAAGAATAA
- a CDS encoding acyl-CoA thioesterase — MRAKHPKESLTVLTDLVLPGETNYLDNLFGGELLARMDRACSIAARRHSRRIVVTASVNHVAFTKSVPVGSVVTLEAKVSRAFRSSMEVFVDVWIEDRQSGEKTKVNEGIYTFVAVDETGKPVPIAQIEPETDLEKERYEGALRRKQLSLVLAGKMTPNEATELKALFVG, encoded by the coding sequence ATGAGAGCAAAGCATCCTAAAGAGTCATTAACTGTACTTACCGATTTAGTTTTACCAGGAGAAACAAACTACTTAGATAATCTTTTTGGTGGAGAGTTATTAGCAAGAATGGATAGAGCTTGTAGTATTGCTGCAAGAAGACATTCAAGAAGAATTGTTGTAACGGCTTCTGTAAACCATGTGGCTTTTACAAAATCTGTTCCAGTAGGAAGTGTAGTTACTCTTGAAGCAAAAGTTTCTAGAGCTTTCCGATCATCAATGGAAGTTTTCGTTGACGTTTGGATTGAAGATCGTCAGTCTGGAGAAAAAACAAAAGTAAACGAAGGGATTTACACTTTCGTGGCCGTAGACGAAACAGGAAAGCCTGTACCTATCGCGCAAATTGAACCAGAAACGGATTTAGAAAAAGAACGATACGAAGGAGCACTGCGCAGAAAGCAATTAAGCTTGGTTTTAGCAGGTAAAATGACTCCAAATGAAGCTACAGAGCTTAAAGCTTTGTTTGTTGGTTAG
- a CDS encoding TlpA disulfide reductase family protein: protein MKRIIILLFLCLVNFVYGQRLSFNITNDSIDSEFYLTKINNEILETITIEALNFNVDINFEDGYYFLQKEDEKVLLYLKKNDEFSISFDADNFQKSLSFTGKRGAGRNTYMHSKNAELLDKDGNAKPFHPKEFYEGNENQYLSRLDQYYKGFYGTLFGSGFDESFVNEESKNLQYGYYLDILKFEIAKKHYEYTDSIQVSEAFLAPLNSIHFDNQLFSDTYESYNKLAVLKWQKDIEATNDYPVMEGIVASIRTEAIQKGLLERLYETMSKDEPSRMRAYLDFIKAYSKDNRLIAKAKTRLAEIRQEESVKNLSRFSYLNTNGEEIKLADFKGNYIFLYIWASFCKDCVNEFKNIEKLRDNFEDKNIIFVGVSVDKKEDFEKWSGIVKDSELKKTALQLFFDGTRSKIVKAYDISSIPALIVLSLKGERMEIDIKEVDSKKTQRQLRKLFDD, encoded by the coding sequence ATGAAACGAATAATTATTCTTCTTTTTTTGTGTTTAGTAAACTTCGTTTACGGGCAACGATTGTCGTTTAACATTACGAACGATTCTATCGATAGTGAGTTTTACCTAACTAAAATCAACAATGAAATTCTAGAAACCATTACTATTGAAGCTTTGAATTTTAATGTTGACATCAACTTTGAAGATGGATATTATTTTCTTCAAAAGGAAGATGAAAAAGTACTCTTGTATTTAAAGAAAAACGATGAGTTTTCTATTTCTTTTGATGCCGATAATTTTCAAAAATCACTAAGTTTTACAGGAAAACGAGGTGCAGGAAGAAATACCTATATGCATAGTAAAAATGCTGAGCTTTTAGATAAAGACGGAAATGCAAAACCGTTTCATCCAAAAGAGTTTTATGAAGGAAATGAAAACCAATATTTAAGTCGACTTGATCAGTATTACAAAGGTTTTTATGGAACTTTGTTTGGAAGCGGATTCGATGAAAGTTTTGTGAATGAAGAATCTAAGAATTTGCAATATGGATATTATCTAGACATTTTGAAATTCGAGATAGCGAAAAAGCATTATGAGTATACAGATAGTATTCAAGTTTCAGAAGCATTTTTAGCACCGTTAAATAGCATACATTTCGATAATCAATTGTTTTCTGATACATACGAATCGTATAACAAATTGGCCGTTTTAAAATGGCAAAAAGATATTGAAGCAACTAATGATTATCCTGTAATGGAAGGAATCGTTGCTTCTATTAGAACTGAAGCTATTCAAAAAGGATTGTTGGAGCGATTGTATGAAACTATGTCTAAAGACGAACCGAGCAGAATGCGTGCTTATTTAGATTTCATTAAAGCCTACTCTAAAGACAATCGATTGATTGCAAAAGCAAAAACGAGATTGGCCGAAATTCGTCAAGAAGAATCGGTTAAAAACCTGTCTCGATTTAGTTATTTAAACACAAACGGAGAAGAGATAAAATTAGCCGATTTTAAAGGAAATTATATTTTCTTATACATTTGGGCGTCTTTTTGTAAAGATTGCGTAAATGAGTTTAAAAACATCGAAAAATTAAGAGATAACTTTGAGGACAAGAACATTATTTTCGTTGGCGTATCTGTAGATAAAAAAGAAGACTTTGAAAAATGGTCTGGAATTGTGAAAGATTCAGAACTCAAAAAAACAGCATTACAGTTATTCTTTGATGGAACACGATCTAAGATTGTAAAAGCTTATGATATTTCTTCTATTCCTGCATTAATAGTTTTATCTCTAAAAGGAGAAAGAATGGAAATCGATATCAAAGAAGTAGATTCAAAGAAAACCCAACGTCAATTACGAAAGCTTTTTGATGATTAG
- a CDS encoding DUF6503 family protein, giving the protein MRYFFFLLTIVFLGCQAKEQLPTSSEILAKSIGIHDPNGNWEKASFSIYIQEPRVGNAKRFSEVKMNNRENSFELKRNRDEHISTHIVQKDGRLLTYLNDQVETDSLLVKKYRLQPERNTGYQRFYNVLLGLPMSLQSDGVIVSKDVVETTFNKEESYKLNVIFNKPLFSKHWNVFIAKKSDKIIGLEMVFPDDPTKGERLVFEGEFQISDDIKIPRIRHWRELDDTYAGSDIILKSL; this is encoded by the coding sequence ATGAGATACTTTTTTTTCCTTTTGACTATTGTTTTTTTAGGTTGTCAGGCGAAAGAACAACTTCCTACTTCAAGTGAAATATTAGCAAAAAGTATTGGTATTCACGACCCAAATGGTAATTGGGAAAAAGCTAGTTTTTCAATTTACATTCAAGAGCCACGAGTTGGAAATGCAAAACGATTTTCAGAAGTGAAAATGAATAATCGTGAAAATTCTTTTGAGTTGAAAAGAAATAGAGACGAGCATATTTCTACTCACATTGTTCAAAAAGATGGAAGGCTACTTACCTATCTGAATGATCAAGTGGAAACCGATTCACTTTTAGTTAAAAAATACCGATTACAACCTGAAAGAAATACTGGATATCAAAGGTTTTATAATGTTTTATTAGGATTACCAATGTCGTTGCAATCGGACGGAGTTATAGTTTCCAAAGATGTGGTAGAAACTACCTTCAATAAAGAAGAATCATACAAGTTGAATGTTATTTTTAATAAACCACTATTCTCTAAACATTGGAATGTTTTTATTGCTAAAAAAAGCGATAAAATTATAGGACTAGAAATGGTTTTTCCAGATGATCCAACCAAAGGTGAACGATTAGTTTTTGAAGGAGAATTTCAAATATCAGATGATATTAAAATTCCAAGGATAAGACATTGGAGAGAGTTAGATGACACGTATGCTGGAAGTGATATTATTCTAAAAAGTTTATAG
- the mfd gene encoding transcription-repair coupling factor, producing MSKQTIVNYYQNATKVALVQQALQQDKHHFQLSNLVGSSLSFVISETFKTADKPYLFICNDKEEAAYYLNDLEQLLGEKNVLFYPGSYRRPYQIEETDNANVLLRSEVLNRINSRKKPAIIVTYPTALFEKVVTKKELEKNTLKVTQGENLSLDFINEVLFEYNFNRVDFVTEPGEFSVRGGIVDVFSFSNDEPYRIEFFGDEVDSIRTFDVETQLSKEKFSKVSIMPNVENKALQESRESFLKYISAKTVLFVKNKDLLTGNLDKFFRKAEVEFEKLSKEVQHSKPSELFCNGTTIANQLKNFTVAYLGIGRHAELDSASHQEKSSVSQSSETLKQVQGDISFAVRSQPSFNKQFDLLIEDLNVHHSKGYTNYIFCANEKQAQRFHDIFDDADEEVHYETVVFPIYQGFIDEDQNIVCYTDHQIFERYHKFRLKNGYAKKQSITLKELTNLEKGDYVTHIDHGVGRFAGLQKIDVDGKKQEAIKLIYGDRDILYVSIHSLHKISKFNGKDGKAPKIFKLGSNAWKKIKQKTKTRVKEIAFNLIQLYAKRKLEKGFAFGPDTHMQHELEASFLFEDTPDQFSATQDVKADMEKDQPMDRLVCGDVGFGKTEVAIRAAFKAVDNGKQVAVLVPTTILAFQHFKTFSERLKHFPVQIDYLNRFRTAKQKRGVLEGISDGSVDIVIGTHQLTNKNVQFKDLGLLIIDEEQKFGVAAKDKLKTIKENVDTLTLTATPIPRTLQFSLMAARDLSVIKTPPPNRHPVETNVVRLSEEIMRDAISYEISRGGQVFFIHNRIENIKEVAGMLQRLVPAAKIGIGHGQMEGKKLEELMLAFMNGEFDVLVSTTIIESGLDVPNANTIFINNANNFGLSDLHQMRGRVGRSNKKAFCYFITPPYHMMTEEARKRIQALEMFSELGSGLNIAMKDLEIRGAGDLLGGEQSGFINDIGFDTYQKILKEAIEELKENEFKDLYPADENTGPKEYVKEVQIDTDFEILFPDDYVNNISERLNLYKQLSDLNEEEELQTFEKNIIDRFGEFPTQVQDLLDSVRIKWLAKSLGLEKVILKQKRLVGYFVSDQQSDFYQTEAFTRMLKYVQRNSKSCVMKEKQTKNGLRLLITFIKIDSVKKALETLEKV from the coding sequence TTGAGTAAGCAAACCATTGTAAACTATTACCAAAATGCTACAAAGGTAGCTTTGGTACAACAGGCGCTACAACAAGATAAACACCATTTTCAACTTTCGAATTTGGTCGGCTCTTCGTTGTCTTTTGTCATATCCGAAACTTTTAAAACTGCCGATAAACCTTACTTGTTTATTTGTAACGACAAAGAAGAGGCGGCTTATTATTTAAACGACCTTGAGCAATTACTTGGAGAGAAAAACGTACTCTTTTATCCGGGTTCGTACCGTCGTCCATATCAAATAGAAGAAACCGACAATGCCAATGTATTGTTGCGTTCGGAAGTACTCAACCGAATCAATTCTCGTAAAAAACCTGCGATAATTGTTACCTACCCAACTGCACTTTTTGAAAAAGTAGTGACAAAAAAAGAGCTGGAAAAAAACACACTGAAAGTTACCCAAGGAGAAAATCTATCACTTGATTTTATTAACGAAGTGTTGTTTGAGTACAATTTTAATCGTGTAGATTTTGTAACTGAACCCGGAGAGTTTTCGGTACGTGGAGGAATTGTAGATGTATTTTCATTTTCAAACGATGAACCCTACAGAATTGAATTTTTTGGTGATGAGGTAGACAGCATCCGAACATTCGATGTAGAAACACAATTGTCAAAAGAGAAATTCTCGAAAGTGAGCATTATGCCAAATGTTGAAAACAAGGCATTGCAAGAATCACGCGAAAGTTTCTTGAAATACATTTCTGCAAAAACAGTTCTGTTTGTAAAAAACAAAGATTTACTCACTGGAAATCTTGATAAATTTTTCCGCAAAGCGGAAGTAGAATTTGAAAAGCTGTCGAAGGAAGTTCAGCATTCAAAACCATCAGAATTGTTTTGTAACGGAACTACTATTGCAAATCAACTTAAAAACTTTACAGTTGCCTATTTAGGAATTGGACGTCATGCTGAACTTGATTCAGCATCTCATCAAGAGAAGAGTTCTGTTTCGCAGTCGAGTGAGACCCTGAAACAAGTTCAGGGTGACATTTCGTTCGCGGTTCGCTCCCAGCCTTCTTTTAACAAACAATTCGATTTGTTAATTGAAGATTTAAATGTGCATCACAGCAAAGGATACACCAACTATATTTTCTGTGCGAATGAAAAACAAGCACAACGTTTCCATGATATTTTTGATGACGCCGATGAAGAGGTTCATTATGAAACGGTGGTTTTCCCAATTTATCAAGGATTTATAGATGAAGATCAGAATATTGTGTGTTATACCGATCATCAAATCTTTGAACGTTATCACAAATTCCGATTAAAAAATGGCTACGCTAAAAAGCAATCCATCACGCTAAAGGAACTAACCAATCTTGAAAAGGGTGATTATGTAACCCACATCGATCACGGAGTTGGACGCTTTGCAGGATTGCAAAAAATTGATGTTGACGGAAAGAAACAAGAAGCGATTAAGTTAATCTATGGCGATCGCGATATTTTGTATGTGAGTATTCACTCGTTACACAAAATTTCCAAGTTCAATGGAAAAGATGGAAAGGCTCCAAAAATATTTAAGTTAGGTTCAAATGCTTGGAAGAAAATCAAGCAGAAAACCAAAACTCGAGTTAAAGAAATTGCCTTTAACCTAATTCAGTTATACGCAAAACGTAAGTTAGAAAAAGGATTTGCTTTCGGTCCAGATACGCATATGCAACATGAGTTGGAAGCAAGTTTCTTATTTGAAGATACACCAGATCAATTTTCCGCAACGCAAGATGTCAAAGCTGATATGGAAAAAGATCAACCGATGGATCGCTTGGTTTGTGGAGATGTTGGTTTTGGAAAAACAGAAGTTGCCATTCGTGCCGCATTTAAAGCCGTTGACAACGGAAAACAAGTTGCTGTTTTGGTACCAACAACGATATTAGCCTTTCAGCATTTTAAGACGTTTTCAGAGCGTTTAAAACATTTTCCTGTACAAATCGATTATCTGAACCGTTTCAGAACTGCAAAACAAAAGAGAGGTGTTTTAGAAGGGATTTCAGACGGATCTGTAGATATTGTAATCGGAACGCATCAGTTAACCAACAAAAATGTTCAGTTTAAAGATTTAGGTTTACTGATTATTGATGAAGAACAGAAGTTTGGAGTTGCCGCAAAAGATAAGTTGAAAACCATCAAGGAAAATGTAGACACATTAACCTTAACGGCTACGCCAATTCCAAGAACATTACAGTTCAGTTTAATGGCTGCGCGTGATTTATCTGTAATTAAAACGCCACCACCAAACCGTCATCCGGTAGAAACAAATGTGGTGCGTTTGTCTGAAGAAATTATGCGCGACGCAATTTCCTATGAAATTTCACGTGGAGGTCAGGTTTTCTTTATTCACAACCGAATTGAAAATATCAAAGAAGTAGCCGGAATGTTGCAACGTTTGGTTCCTGCTGCAAAAATCGGAATCGGACACGGACAAATGGAAGGGAAAAAGTTAGAAGAATTAATGCTAGCTTTCATGAACGGTGAGTTTGATGTGTTGGTTTCTACTACGATTATCGAAAGTGGATTGGACGTACCAAATGCAAATACAATTTTCATTAACAATGCCAATAACTTCGGATTATCAGATTTACACCAAATGCGTGGACGTGTTGGTCGATCGAATAAAAAAGCATTTTGTTACTTCATTACGCCTCCGTATCATATGATGACGGAAGAAGCGCGTAAACGTATTCAAGCTTTAGAAATGTTCTCTGAATTAGGAAGCGGATTAAACATTGCCATGAAAGATTTAGAAATTCGTGGTGCTGGAGATTTATTAGGAGGAGAACAAAGTGGATTTATCAATGATATTGGTTTTGACACCTATCAGAAAATCTTAAAAGAAGCAATTGAAGAACTGAAGGAAAACGAGTTCAAAGATTTATATCCAGCTGATGAAAATACGGGTCCGAAGGAATATGTAAAAGAAGTTCAAATTGATACTGATTTTGAAATTCTATTCCCTGATGATTATGTAAATAACATCTCAGAACGTTTGAATTTATATAAGCAATTGAGTGATTTAAACGAGGAAGAAGAACTACAAACCTTCGAGAAGAACATTATTGATCGTTTTGGAGAATTCCCAACACAGGTTCAAGATTTACTAGATTCTGTCCGAATCAAATGGTTAGCAAAATCATTAGGATTAGAGAAAGTAATTTTAAAGCAAAAACGTTTGGTAGGATATTTTGTGTCAGATCAACAATCGGATTTTTATCAAACTGAAGCATTTACTAGAATGTTGAAGTATGTACAGCGAAATTCGAAAAGCTGTGTAATGAAGGAAAAACAAACCAAAAACGGATTACGATTATTAATCACATTCATAAAAATTGATTCCGTTAAAAAGGCATTGGAGACTTTGGAAAAAGTTTAA
- the dprA gene encoding DNA-processing protein DprA: MLEEELFAVLKLQATPNVGDIIAKKLIRVIGSAEQIFKEKKSSLLKIDGIGEFVVKQLQNIEIIEQAEHEMNYIQKGAIKYTYFLDENYPSRLKHCVDGPLLLFYDGNVNWNQEKIISIVGTRNLTNYGRSFCNDLVEHLAAYNPIIVSGFAYGTDICAHKAAIENNLQTFAVLAHGLDDLYPKVHKKYMRSVMENGGFLTEFWHKEKPFRENFLKRNRIVAGISQATIIIESAEKGGSLVTADIANSYNRDVFALPGRFDDAYSKGCNNLIKNNQAHLLNSPDDIVKMLNWDVPQQQEIIQPKLFIDLNLEEQKIYDYLQNNGKQLLDVIAMDCEIPVYKLSSVLIQMELKGAVKSLPGKMFEV; the protein is encoded by the coding sequence ATGCTAGAAGAAGAATTATTTGCAGTACTCAAACTGCAAGCTACACCTAATGTGGGTGACATTATTGCTAAAAAATTAATTCGTGTTATTGGCTCTGCTGAACAGATTTTTAAAGAGAAAAAATCGTCTCTTTTAAAAATTGATGGAATCGGGGAGTTTGTTGTGAAACAACTTCAAAACATTGAGATTATAGAACAGGCAGAACATGAAATGAATTACATTCAAAAAGGAGCTATTAAATACACTTATTTTCTTGATGAAAATTATCCCAGTAGATTAAAACATTGTGTTGATGGGCCTTTGTTATTGTTTTATGATGGAAACGTAAACTGGAATCAAGAAAAGATAATTTCTATTGTAGGAACTAGAAACTTAACTAATTATGGAAGGTCTTTTTGTAATGATTTAGTCGAACACTTGGCTGCATATAATCCAATAATTGTAAGTGGTTTTGCTTATGGAACTGATATTTGTGCTCATAAAGCCGCAATTGAAAACAACCTACAAACTTTTGCTGTTTTGGCTCACGGGCTAGATGATTTGTATCCTAAAGTCCATAAGAAATATATGCGGAGTGTAATGGAAAATGGTGGATTTCTAACAGAGTTTTGGCATAAAGAAAAACCGTTTCGTGAAAACTTCTTGAAGCGAAATCGGATTGTAGCTGGAATTTCACAAGCAACAATTATAATCGAATCGGCTGAAAAAGGAGGTTCTTTGGTAACTGCCGATATTGCCAATTCATACAATAGAGATGTTTTTGCTTTACCAGGAAGATTTGATGATGCCTACAGTAAAGGCTGCAACAATTTAATCAAGAACAATCAAGCACATTTACTGAATTCTCCTGATGATATTGTAAAAATGTTGAACTGGGATGTTCCACAACAACAAGAAATTATTCAACCCAAACTATTTATTGATTTAAACCTTGAAGAGCAAAAAATCTACGATTATTTGCAAAACAACGGCAAGCAGTTATTGGATGTTATTGCAATGGACTGCGAGATTCCTGTATACAAATTGTCATCTGTATTAATTCAAATGGAACTAAAAGGAGCTGTAAAATCTCTACCAGGAAAAATGTTTGAAGTTTAA
- a CDS encoding DMT family transporter codes for MQNNYLDKLLGLIVATFFISTSGVLGRYISMPSEVIIFFRATFAMIILFVFLKYKRVNFKLKSSKHRLPFLIAGVFMGVHWVTYFYALKLSNVAIGMLSLYTFPVMTAFLEPLFLKVKFNPIYIVLGILVLLGLYILSPDLTFESSTIQGILFGLVSALCYSIRILILKQYVHQYNGVLLMFYQTIIISICLLPTLFFMDISGFQSQLPYLLLLAFLTTAIGHSLMVYSLQFFTASTTSIISSIQPIFGIILAYIFLSEIPTLNTFLGGGLILATVVIESIRSKKG; via the coding sequence TTGCAAAACAATTATTTAGATAAACTTCTAGGGTTAATAGTTGCTACATTTTTTATCAGTACTTCAGGTGTTTTAGGAAGATATATAAGCATGCCTTCCGAGGTTATTATTTTCTTTAGAGCCACTTTTGCGATGATTATTTTGTTTGTCTTTTTAAAATACAAACGAGTTAATTTCAAACTCAAATCGAGTAAACATCGGTTACCGTTTTTAATTGCAGGTGTATTTATGGGCGTACATTGGGTAACTTACTTTTACGCATTGAAACTCTCTAATGTTGCAATCGGAATGTTGTCTTTATACACATTTCCAGTAATGACAGCTTTTTTAGAACCTCTGTTTTTGAAAGTAAAATTCAATCCAATTTACATTGTTTTAGGTATTTTAGTTTTACTTGGTCTTTACATTTTATCACCTGATTTGACATTTGAAAGCTCCACAATTCAAGGAATATTATTCGGATTAGTTTCAGCATTGTGTTATTCAATTCGAATATTAATATTAAAGCAATACGTACATCAATACAACGGCGTATTGTTGATGTTCTATCAAACTATAATCATCAGTATTTGTTTACTACCAACGTTGTTTTTTATGGACATTTCTGGATTCCAAAGTCAATTACCATATTTACTGCTTTTGGCCTTTTTAACTACAGCGATTGGTCATAGTTTAATGGTGTATTCTTTACAGTTTTTTACGGCGTCAACCACAAGTATTATTAGCAGTATTCAACCGATTTTTGGAATTATTTTGGCGTATATATTTCTTAGTGAAATTCCAACCTTAAATACTTTTTTAGGTGGAGGATTAATTTTAGCAACTGTAGTTATTGAAAGTATACGCAGTAAGAAAGGATAG